A single region of the Vagococcus teuberi genome encodes:
- a CDS encoding amino acid ABC transporter substrate-binding protein, protein MKMKKRTWTMVMLGALLLVVGACGKGGESGNGSDKDKWSEIEKNKKIVIGLDDTFVPMGFRDESDNIVGFDIDLAKEVFKEYGIKPEFQSIDWSMKENELNNGTIDLIWNGYNITDERKEKVAFSEPYISSKQQLVVMKESGIKSYTEMKDKVLGAQNASTGQDMIEKNPEVFLDIINDNETVLFDTFNEAFIDLKAKRIDGLIVDNVYANYYIAQQKNPKDYAVLDTPFDSADFAVGIRKSDKELKTKIDEAFKKLKDNGKMKEISEKWFGNDNAIK, encoded by the coding sequence ATGAAGATGAAAAAAAGAACATGGACGATGGTTATGTTAGGAGCTTTACTATTAGTCGTGGGGGCTTGTGGTAAAGGTGGAGAAAGTGGAAATGGTTCAGATAAAGATAAATGGAGCGAGATTGAAAAAAATAAAAAAATCGTCATCGGTCTAGATGATACATTTGTTCCAATGGGGTTTCGCGATGAATCAGATAATATTGTCGGATTTGATATTGATTTAGCTAAAGAAGTCTTTAAAGAATATGGCATTAAACCTGAATTTCAATCAATTGATTGGTCTATGAAAGAAAATGAACTAAATAATGGCACAATTGATTTGATTTGGAACGGTTATAATATTACAGATGAACGAAAAGAAAAAGTAGCATTTAGTGAACCATATATCAGTAGTAAACAGCAACTTGTTGTGATGAAAGAAAGCGGAATAAAATCTTATACAGAGATGAAAGACAAAGTATTAGGAGCTCAAAATGCTTCTACAGGCCAGGATATGATAGAAAAAAATCCTGAAGTATTTCTTGATATAATCAATGATAATGAGACAGTGTTGTTTGATACATTCAACGAAGCATTTATTGATTTAAAAGCAAAACGAATTGACGGTTTGATTGTGGATAACGTGTACGCAAATTATTATATTGCGCAACAAAAAAATCCAAAAGATTATGCAGTATTAGATACACCGTTTGATAGTGCAGATTTTGCAGTAGGTATTAGAAAAAGCGATAAAGAATTGAAAACAAAAATCGATGAGGCATTTAAGAAGTTAAAAGATAATGGAAAAATGAAAGAAATCAGCGAAAAATGGTTTGGAAATGATAATGCAATAAAGTAA
- the iolG gene encoding inositol 2-dehydrogenase gives METIKVGIVGLGRLGKVHAHNLKGKVANATLYAACSPVSEELEYAKNNLGVQVTYTDYEEMVKDEQLDAIFIVSPSGLHCSQIQLGLKYGKHVFSEKPIGLNIEEINETIQVINQYPNQKFMLGFMRRFDTDYMYAKELVDNDELGDVTLIRCYGIDPSEGLESFVKFAGASNSGGLFADMSIHDIDLVRWFTGQEVSKVWAIGKNTTYKELDEVGELETGAAMLQLADNTMGILVAGRNCHHGYHVETELIGTKGMLRIAQVPEKNLVTIMNEHGVVRPTSQNFPERFSQAFINEANEFIECILTDRQPSINAIDGLESTKVALACKESYEKNQLVTI, from the coding sequence ATGGAAACAATAAAAGTAGGTATCGTTGGATTAGGGAGATTAGGTAAGGTTCACGCTCACAATTTAAAAGGTAAAGTAGCTAATGCCACATTGTATGCTGCATGTAGTCCAGTTTCAGAAGAGCTAGAGTATGCTAAAAATAACTTAGGTGTACAAGTTACCTATACTGATTATGAAGAGATGGTTAAAGATGAACAACTTGATGCGATTTTTATTGTGTCACCATCAGGGTTACATTGCTCTCAAATACAACTTGGATTAAAATATGGAAAACATGTTTTTTCTGAAAAACCAATCGGACTTAATATTGAAGAAATTAATGAAACGATTCAAGTTATTAATCAATACCCAAACCAAAAATTTATGCTTGGATTTATGCGACGCTTTGATACGGATTATATGTATGCAAAAGAACTTGTTGATAATGATGAACTGGGTGACGTAACATTAATTCGTTGTTATGGAATTGATCCAAGTGAAGGTTTAGAAAGTTTTGTTAAATTTGCTGGAGCAAGTAATAGTGGTGGTTTGTTTGCTGATATGTCAATTCATGATATTGACTTAGTTCGTTGGTTTACAGGTCAAGAAGTAAGTAAAGTTTGGGCAATCGGAAAAAATACTACTTATAAAGAACTCGATGAAGTAGGAGAGCTTGAAACAGGTGCTGCCATGCTTCAGTTAGCTGATAATACTATGGGAATATTAGTAGCTGGTAGAAATTGTCATCATGGGTATCATGTTGAAACAGAATTAATTGGAACAAAAGGCATGCTGCGTATAGCACAAGTACCAGAAAAAAATCTAGTCACTATTATGAATGAACATGGCGTTGTTCGGCCAACCTCACAAAATTTCCCAGAACGTTTTTCTCAAGCCTTTATTAATGAAGCAAATGAGTTTATTGAGTGTATTTTAACTGATAGACAGCCTAGTATTAATGCAATTGACGGATTAGAATCGACAAAAGTAGCACTTGCTTGTAAAGAATCATACGAAAAAAATCAACTAGTTACAATATAA
- a CDS encoding glucosamine-6-phosphate deaminase → MRVIIKKDFDAMSETAKDILLGTMSQDKRVNLSITAGRTPVKVYEKLIPYVKDSDDFNNVHYYNFDEIPVENQAEGITISEIRKLYLTPANVSEKNIHKLTVENYEQQDERLALDGGLDAMLIGLGGDGHFCGNMPTTTEFEYATYKIKVTGDEPWFEPSMMHKGLEFVTMGPKSVFKVKHLVLIVNGESKAEMVKKVLQGPVDLAYPASILQLHPNFTVILDEDAAKYLN, encoded by the coding sequence ATGAGAGTTATTATAAAAAAAGATTTTGATGCAATGAGTGAAACAGCTAAAGATATTCTATTAGGTACTATGAGTCAAGATAAACGTGTGAATTTGTCGATTACAGCTGGTAGGACACCAGTCAAAGTGTATGAAAAATTAATACCATATGTAAAAGATTCAGATGACTTTAACAATGTACATTATTACAATTTTGATGAGATTCCAGTAGAAAATCAAGCTGAAGGAATCACCATTTCAGAAATACGAAAACTTTATTTAACACCTGCGAATGTTTCAGAGAAAAATATACATAAATTAACCGTGGAAAATTACGAACAACAAGATGAACGTCTAGCTCTTGATGGTGGATTAGATGCCATGTTAATAGGACTCGGTGGAGACGGTCATTTTTGTGGGAATATGCCAACAACTACTGAGTTTGAATATGCAACGTATAAAATAAAGGTGACAGGAGACGAACCATGGTTTGAACCATCAATGATGCATAAAGGATTAGAGTTTGTGACAATGGGACCAAAAAGTGTATTCAAAGTGAAACATCTTGTGTTGATTGTTAATGGGGAAAGTAAAGCAGAGATGGTGAAAAAAGTGTTACAAGGACCAGTTGATTTAGCTTACCCAGCTTCTATACTCCAACTTCATCCAAACTTTACAGTGATTTTAGATGAGGATGCAGCAAAATATTTAAACTAA
- a CDS encoding amino acid ABC transporter permease, translating to MEYILKILPSLLDGATMTLKVFFFTLLGSIPLGLLVAFGLRTKFKPLTFLLNIYIWLMRGTPLLLQLIFIFFGLPAIGIVFERYDAVMIAFILNYGAYFAEIFRGGLQAIPKGQIESAQVLGLSPFQTAYKIILPQVIKIILPSIGNEVINLVKDTSLMYVLGLGDLLRAGKIATNRDVTLVPLVIVGIIYLFFTAILTGLIKYLEKRFSYYK from the coding sequence ATGGAATATATTTTAAAAATATTACCATCTTTATTAGATGGCGCAACGATGACGTTAAAAGTGTTTTTCTTTACCCTTTTAGGATCAATCCCTTTAGGATTATTAGTCGCATTTGGTTTACGGACAAAATTTAAACCACTAACCTTTTTACTAAATATCTATATTTGGCTAATGCGAGGTACACCGTTATTATTACAACTTATTTTTATTTTCTTTGGGTTACCAGCTATAGGCATTGTATTTGAGCGATATGATGCTGTAATGATTGCCTTTATTTTAAACTATGGAGCATATTTTGCCGAGATATTTAGAGGTGGTTTACAAGCAATACCAAAAGGCCAGATAGAGAGTGCTCAAGTTTTAGGATTAAGTCCATTCCAAACAGCTTATAAAATTATCTTGCCACAAGTAATTAAAATCATTTTACCTTCAATCGGAAATGAAGTGATTAATTTAGTGAAAGATACCTCATTAATGTATGTACTTGGATTGGGGGATTTACTTAGAGCTGGAAAAATTGCCACCAACCGAGATGTTACACTTGTCCCTCTTGTTATTGTCGGGATAATTTATTTGTTCTTTACAGCAATTCTCACAGGTTTAATTAAGTACCTAGAAAAACGATTCAGTTATTATAAATAA
- a CDS encoding APC family permease, whose amino-acid sequence MPNKDEIVLEENNQLKRTMTFFPALSTVMGTVIGGGVFFKAASVTQSTGSASLTLISWFLGGIISICAGLTAAELSAAIPETGGMVRYIERAYGKLWSFLLGWALIIIYFPANVAALSIIFGTQFKNLFGLSNSVIVPIAILVGGSITLINFLGARASGIFQSITLVCKLIPLALIVIFGLLRQGEVDVSLFPVTAGPQVSGFFPALGAGLLATMFAYDGWIHVGNISGELKNPERDLPRSIAGGLFGVMLIYLLVNFVYLKSLPIESLAGNENAAMDVSKQIFGDFGGKIVTIGILISVYGAINGYTMTGMRIPYTMGLDKQLPYSNQLAKLNRNKVPFIAGLFELAVAVVMMLLGGFDILTDMLVFVIWIFYTLVFFAVIKLRKTEPDLPRPYKVPLYPFVPIVSIIGGIFILSMTLVNQLSLVIIGLGLTALGIPFYLYATRKKTRK is encoded by the coding sequence ATGCCAAATAAAGATGAGATTGTATTAGAAGAAAACAATCAATTAAAAAGAACAATGACATTCTTCCCAGCTTTATCAACCGTTATGGGAACCGTAATAGGTGGAGGAGTGTTTTTCAAAGCAGCTAGTGTGACGCAATCAACTGGATCAGCTAGTCTAACGCTAATATCATGGTTTTTAGGTGGTATTATTAGTATTTGTGCAGGACTAACCGCAGCAGAACTCTCAGCAGCTATTCCTGAAACGGGTGGAATGGTGAGATATATTGAACGGGCGTATGGTAAGTTATGGAGCTTTTTATTAGGATGGGCATTAATCATTATTTATTTTCCAGCCAACGTCGCAGCTCTTTCTATTATATTCGGTACCCAGTTTAAAAACTTATTTGGTTTATCCAACTCAGTGATTGTACCAATAGCTATTTTAGTCGGTGGTTCCATTACGTTGATTAATTTTTTAGGAGCAAGAGCTAGTGGGATTTTTCAATCAATCACATTGGTTTGTAAGTTAATACCACTTGCCTTAATTGTTATTTTTGGTCTATTAAGACAAGGTGAAGTTGACGTTAGTCTTTTTCCTGTAACTGCAGGACCACAAGTATCCGGCTTTTTTCCAGCTTTAGGAGCAGGGCTTCTTGCTACTATGTTTGCATATGATGGTTGGATTCATGTGGGAAATATTTCAGGGGAGTTAAAAAATCCTGAGCGAGATTTACCAAGATCAATAGCCGGCGGATTGTTTGGTGTTATGCTGATTTATTTATTAGTTAACTTTGTTTATTTAAAAAGTTTACCCATCGAATCATTAGCAGGGAATGAAAATGCTGCGATGGATGTATCAAAACAAATATTTGGTGACTTTGGTGGAAAAATTGTTACAATCGGAATCCTAATTTCTGTATACGGTGCAATTAATGGCTACACAATGACTGGTATGAGAATTCCTTATACGATGGGATTAGATAAACAATTACCATACTCAAATCAATTAGCAAAATTAAATCGTAATAAAGTGCCTTTTATTGCAGGACTTTTTGAGTTAGCAGTAGCAGTTGTCATGATGTTATTAGGTGGATTTGATATTTTAACAGATATGTTGGTTTTTGTTATCTGGATTTTTTATACGTTAGTTTTTTTTGCTGTCATTAAACTAAGAAAAACAGAACCAGATTTACCAAGACCATACAAAGTTCCTTTGTATCCATTTGTCCCAATCGTGTCAATAATCGGTGGAATCTTTATTCTATCTATGACGCTAGTTAACCAACTATCACTTGTGATTATAGGGTTAGGTTTAACAGCTTTAGGTATCCCGTTTTATTTATATGCGACTAGAAAAAAAACTAGAAAGTGA
- a CDS encoding amino acid ABC transporter ATP-binding protein, with the protein MLEIKNVSKSFGDKKILDNVSHSFPMGKITVILGPSGGGKTTLLRCISGLESFDKGQLLLGGEDLTNKSHQANSGKIGVVFQDFQLFPHLNVLENIILAPTMVLKKSKEEATEKARSMLGLLGLSDKEEAYPFELSGGQKQRVAIARALAMEPRVLCYDEPTSALDPGLSGDVAEVILNLKSPNVTQIVVTHDPIFAEKIADKTIRVEPIK; encoded by the coding sequence ATGCTTGAAATTAAAAATGTTTCAAAAAGTTTTGGTGATAAAAAAATATTAGATAATGTGTCTCACTCATTTCCAATGGGAAAAATCACCGTTATATTAGGCCCATCTGGTGGAGGGAAAACAACGTTACTTCGCTGCATTAGTGGATTGGAATCATTTGATAAGGGTCAGTTACTGTTAGGTGGGGAAGATTTAACGAATAAGTCACATCAAGCAAATAGTGGGAAAATTGGAGTGGTGTTTCAAGATTTCCAGTTATTTCCTCATTTAAATGTTTTAGAAAACATTATCTTAGCGCCAACAATGGTATTGAAAAAAAGTAAGGAAGAAGCAACAGAAAAAGCGCGTTCTATGTTAGGACTATTAGGGTTATCAGATAAGGAAGAGGCTTATCCATTTGAATTATCAGGTGGACAAAAGCAGCGAGTAGCAATTGCTAGAGCTTTAGCAATGGAACCAAGAGTGCTATGTTATGATGAACCGACAAGTGCGTTAGATCCTGGTTTGAGTGGGGACGTGGCTGAAGTTATTTTAAATTTAAAATCACCAAACGTCACTCAAATTGTCGTGACGCATGATCCGATATTTGCTGAAAAGATTGCAGATAAAACGATTCGAGTTGAACCAATAAAATAA
- a CDS encoding histidine phosphatase family protein, translating into MAENDEPRQFETYDTVRKRMQKEVTKIAEETSEEGVGNVLIVSHGMAITVLLSDWTEEDTDRPLSNASILKVIHKDGKFTVESVGDTSFIEK; encoded by the coding sequence ATGGCTGAAAATGATGAACCAAGACAGTTTGAAACGTATGATACGGTAAGAAAGAGAATGCAAAAAGAAGTGACGAAAATTGCAGAAGAAACAAGCGAAGAAGGTGTCGGTAATGTGTTAATCGTATCTCACGGTATGGCGATTACAGTATTGTTATCAGATTGGACTGAAGAAGACACGGATCGTCCTCTATCAAACGCAAGCATTTTAAAAGTTATTCATAAAGATGGAAAATTTACAGTAGAGAGTGTAGGAGATACATCTTTTATTGAAAAATAG